AGCGTGAGGGGAAAGTTCTTTCTACATCTTCAAGAGTTGCTGACGATGGGAAGCTTTATTACCAAGTTGAGGTGAGGTGGTTTTGATGTTGTAAATGTTTGTTGTGTGCATTATTACAAATATTTCATTACAATGTGTTTTGAAATGTGTTTTCTACTTTTCTAGGTGAACATAAAATCATATGCAAGCAACAATGAACTGGCTGTTATGCCGAAAGATCGTGTAGTTAGTATGGAATGGAACAGGAGGTACCTAACTGTTCTAGGAGTTGAAAACAACCAGTTGTATGCGTTGAGATTACAGACACCAGAAAATGTATTTGTGGAAGAAGAAAGTGATCTTCGCCGGGTTATGGAATCATTTAGAGTGAACAAGGTGGCTGCTTAAGTACCGTGAGATTGTACAAAATTTTGTAATCCAAGGCTCACTTCCctagtttatttttcttcttccaccaATTTGGAGTTCAAGAACATTCATTGTTTAATTTATCAGCATTTCTCCCATGTTTGATGCTTCTCATCTTCAAGCATACTAAGTTAACATGAGGTAGGCCAACAAATTCTAATTCCAATTATGTGAAACAgacttctcttttattttcttgtcattttgtaaattttcagtACAGGGCAAAATCACTATATCTGGATTTCACCTTAATCATCAGCACTGTTTAGGATCTCAGACCAAAGATTTTCtataacaaaaaagaaatttacAGATGAAACTATTAGTGGCATTCTCAGAGCATTCCCACACCAAATGTACACAAATTGATCTCATTTCACACAGctttgaaagaaaagaaaaaaaattgtattgcTGAATTACGACCTAACTTCAAATTGCCCTGCTTTAGTGAGTGCTCGAAAGCCCTTGTACGGTCGATTTGGTAGATTCCTCAAATCGAGCTTATCTATCTGCAAGCCAGAGAGAGCAACACCCATGATCCTAAAACTTGCTTGAAATGTGGGGAACACATGAAGGCGCTCTAATCCTTTCTCAAGCACTAATGTTCCAGACATTGAAGGGGTTTTATCTTTAGGAATACGCCCAATTGACCATGAACAGGTCTGCATAAACAAGAAtataaaatcaaaacccaaccaGAAGATACTCATCAGCAGTTTTGGGTGCAAAGTGCAGATGTTGCAGTGAGAAAGCACAACAGCAGCGAAAAAGCATTTTCTAAAGTGGATTACCTAAAACCATTTTTAAAAGGGTAGATGTCATGTCAAGGTAATGAGTTATATGCCAATACGGCAATACTATATTAGTACCTTATTTGAAAGAATGTTTACTGTTCCATGATTTGAAGTCAGATCAGCTGATAAAATGCATGGAGGCAGTTGAAATTGCACAGTTATTGAATCAATGGTCTTTCCAGGATCATTTCGTATTCCAACCATCACACTAAGACGACATGTTCCAGCATCTGAGGTTAGCTGTGGCTTTACATAGATTGGAGAGCTTTTCAACTTTCTAACCCTGCACAAGGGCACATGAGGTTTGTTAGAATTAAAATAAGACAAGGACAGAAATCATGCAACACTATACACTCTAATTTGTAAACTTGGTAATTTTCGCTGAACTCAACCATATTACCCTGTATAGATATTAAGCATCACAGTAATTGACTATATTAGCCTATCCAGTTTTAGTATGTCCTAAACTTCATACAACGTAAATCACACGTGTCTGTTTAACACCATACCTGTAACTCATTAGCTTGAACTGTCCATCAGGAGGCACAAACGACAGAATTTGCTGGGATTCCCAAGGCCGAAACCGAACACATGGATGGAATCTTACATCATCAAGAATAGAAGGGTTTGAAAAGGAAAGAGTCAAATCAGGTACACCTGATAAATGGGAGTTCACTTGAACTTCACCATATATCTCGCATTTCACCAGGACCCCATCCCTAAGCAGCATAAAAACAACTAATGTGAGCACAAAAGCTTGAGATATCAAACACTAAATACTGACTACCAGTCCTGCaaatatccttttttttttcaccatccATAAATGATACGTCATAAAACCCTAGAAATGCAAATACTATATTCAACTACATTTTTCACTTCGAACTTAGTCACTACTATTCAGATTCATCTTATTCAACAATATTGCAGAGACAGCAGGATGAAGTCCACTTGAAAACGCATATGACACATATACAGTTTGACAAATGAATGGCATGTCCATAGCTCAGTATCTGTCTGTTCTTGAGGTTGTAAAGAGTCACCAATTACCAAAAGGACAGGCATTAATGCATGGAATGTTAAATCCCTACCAGAGGCAACAATATCAACCTGTCTTTTGAGAGAGGGGAACAGCAGaaataccatatatatatatatatatatatatatatatatattgcaataTCATAATTTAAAACCTCAACTGGCTAACATCCTGACAAATACTCATATATGCCAATTTGTTTAACATGGAGAAATGGTGTTTGAATCAAATTTCCAAGATGGGCCTGttcattaaaataataataataataataataataagattgaGAAGAAGACCTGTTTATTATTGTATCTATTTCTTCAACAAGATCAACATAAACTTCATTGTGAGCATATTTCGGATCTGTTGTTCTCCATGGAATCAGAGATGATGTTGCACCTGGAAGTGTATCACTCATGTTAGAACTGTTGCCTGTCACAACACTCAACATCTTGTTAACAAGATTTGGTGGAGCAATCATGTCTCTCAGAATGTTAGGTTCTGTAGTGAGAGGGAAGCCATTGTCAATCATCTCATCCAGAAGCTGCAAATTGCATTAAATATTTTGGTCAGTCTATTTCAAGCAAACTGATGGAATATGGCAAAGTGGAAAACACTAAATGATTTAACTAGCAGCCAGGTCCTAGTTACTAAAGAATCACAGCCATGGAGGATAAGATGTTACACGTGTTCAGTTTTTTGTTAGCATTCTGCATGTAACGCAAGTGTATTACACAACAATCACGAACATCAACGACTGAACTTGTCCCTCACAACAGACACATTCTAGGAGAAAATATAAGTACGCCACCAGATGAAATTTAAGCATTGACTTCCGAGAACATAATAAGCAGCAGAAGTATAATTAAGACAATAACCTCATATACGATAACAAAGTTATCTTTTATCAAGTCTTCATTCAAGCTGCCAAGATAATCTGTGAGGACATCAGCTACCCTGCAAAGGAACTATAACTAACGGTTAGAGGCCAGTCAGTTCAACGCATACATAATGAAATACATAACGTAGATTCAGCAATGATAATCACCTCAATGCCCATCAAAGGTGGCATTTCAACTTGGGTACAAGCTAAAAATGTTATCCCCTCGCGAAGAATTTGGAAAAGGTAATGTGTTGGTGAAGCAATTACTGGTTGCAGCTGATAACAACAATGCATACAGTGTAAGAAAAGGCACAAAATGCACAACTCAAGAAAATATCTACTTACTCACAACTGAAGTAAGAAAAACACGCATACATTAAGTTTTCCTTTGGCAAACTGAGAGCCATAAGTTATATACACAACTAAAATCTAGAAAGAGTAACaaaaatagacaaaaaaaaaatttcccctCTAAGTATTCATAAATATGAGTGAACCAGTATAACAATTTGTAATGAAGCCAATGCTTTTAAAAGGTACATTAAATATCAATCATATATGGACTGAGAAGCATAACAACAAGGAAGGTGCTGAACTTGAGTTAAAGTTTATAAACAAAAATGATTGTGGTAATCCCATAAGTTGAAAAATTAAGAATGAGAAACAAATTATATAGTTTGTCAGCATTCAAATTGCAACAGCTACCTTGGAGGAATCACCTTGAGAAATGGCTTGTTCCCAGAACCATACACATATCGAACGGTCTACACGCTGCCCAGTTAGCTGTTTCTCCAGCATTACCTCACTGTAATTtccaaaaaattaaataaataaaaatcttttTTGTCCTGCGACAATCAAGAGAGCTATAGAAATACTAGCGGGTTTTATATGATGATACAAAAGGAGCCAAAGAGATTGTTACCCCGAATCAGATAGCAGAAATATGCACTGCAAcatctctctcttttccttGAGGTTGTCAGTTATACCATCTGGGGAGGAACATAACCGTAGATTAGGTCATTAGCCAAAAAATTCCTGAGTGAACAAATAACTACAACGATTTAtaaacccatctctctctcaactCTACCCTCATACATTGTGCAGCACTAACACCAACTGTTTCACAAAATTATAGCAGCAGATACAAATCTACAAACCCATAAACTTCTCCATTTCTAATACCAAAGCAGCTTTGCCTAGCTAAACAAGAACCCAAAC
Above is a genomic segment from Rosa chinensis cultivar Old Blush chromosome 3, RchiOBHm-V2, whole genome shotgun sequence containing:
- the LOC112192420 gene encoding AP-3 complex subunit mu isoform X1, with protein sequence MLQCIFLLSDSGEVMLEKQLTGQRVDRSICVWFWEQAISQGDSSKLQPVIASPTHYLFQILREGITFLACTQVEMPPLMGIEFLCRVADVLTDYLGSLNEDLIKDNFVIVYELLDEMIDNGFPLTTEPNILRDMIAPPNLVNKMLSVVTGNSSNMSDTLPGATSSLIPWRTTDPKYAHNEVYVDLVEEIDTIINRDGVLVKCEIYGEVQVNSHLSGVPDLTLSFSNPSILDDVRFHPCVRFRPWESQQILSFVPPDGQFKLMSYRVRKLKSSPIYVKPQLTSDAGTCRLSVMVGIRNDPGKTIDSITVQFQLPPCILSADLTSNHGTVNILSNKTCSWSIGRIPKDKTPSMSGTLVLEKGLERLHVFPTFQASFRIMGVALSGLQIDKLDLRNLPNRPYKGFRALTKAGQFEVRS
- the LOC112192420 gene encoding AP-3 complex subunit mu isoform X2 — protein: MPPLMGIEFLCRVADVLTDYLGSLNEDLIKDNFVIVYELLDEMIDNGFPLTTEPNILRDMIAPPNLVNKMLSVVTGNSSNMSDTLPGATSSLIPWRTTDPKYAHNEVYVDLVEEIDTIINRDGVLVKCEIYGEVQVNSHLSGVPDLTLSFSNPSILDDVRFHPCVRFRPWESQQILSFVPPDGQFKLMSYRVRKLKSSPIYVKPQLTSDAGTCRLSVMVGIRNDPGKTIDSITVQFQLPPCILSADLTSNHGTVNILSNKTCSWSIGRIPKDKTPSMSGTLVLEKGLERLHVFPTFQASFRIMGVALSGLQIDKLDLRNLPNRPYKGFRALTKAGQFEVRS